The following nucleotide sequence is from Pedobacter sp. PACM 27299.
CAGTTCGCTATGGTGACTAAAAGCGACAATACCATCTGGCAGCTTTATTTTATCTCTGATAAAGTCTAAATACTCTTTGTAAACAAGAATGGGCTTCTTAAATTCCCCCAACACATTGAATACTTCCTGTACGTATGGTAGAACACTATTATTGAACTCTCTACCGTATATTGCAGTTCTCATTTATGGGGTTTATACGTTTAAATAATTCATGAATGAATTATATCTGTCTTCGGTACCATTGTCTGAAATGGTGCTGTTAAACACAGCTTTTACCTGGTAATTATACCGCTCAAAAGAGGCGATAATTCCCGACAACTCAGTTTTATTGATCTTTAATGTCACCTCTAATCTTGTAGAATCGGGAAAAGATTGCACATAAGAAGAAAGGATCTGCGCATTGTCTGCTTCTACAATTTGTGCCATGTGGGAAAGGGAGTTATTGCGGTTGCTGATTTCCAGCACTATAATCCCCCCCGGCTCTTTAACCGCATAAATATCAGCGGTATAATCCAGCAGATTGTTTATGGAAATGAGCCCCAGATAGTTCTTTTTATAGTCCAGTACTGGAATTACCGATAAATGCAGTTGGTGAAAAAGCCTGATGATGTCATAGATATGCGCATCTTCATATACAAAAGGGTTTAAAATGGATAAAGGCAAACTTCCGATTGCCTGAGTATGGTCCCTAATTTCTATCAGCTCTTCCTCTGCCAGCAATCCCAAAAACTGAGTCTCATTGACAATGGGCAAGTGGTATAGCTTGAACTCAGTCATCCGATCCAAAGCTTTCTGAACCGAATCAGAAGTCTTTAGCGGAGGAATTGAATTAGATATGAGTTCAGCTGCAAACATTATTTTATTTTAATAATACTCTATTCAAAAACTTCTCCAAATATTCATTGAAGATTTCCGGACGCTCCATCATCGGTGCATGTCCGCATTTGTCTACCCAGTTTAACTCTGAATTTGGCAATAGTTCATGGAATTCTTCTGCCACTTCCGGAGGAGTAATTTTATCCTGCTTTCCCCAAATTAAGGAAACTGGAATTGTAATTCTTGACAGTTCCTTCGACATATTATGGCGGATGGCAGATTTTGCCAGGGCCAGAATTCTGATCACTCTAGAACGGTCGTTCACACTTTTATAAACTTCATCTACCAATTCGTCAGTTGCCGTAGCAGGATCATAAAAGGTAAATTGTACTTTTTCTTTAATATAATCGCGGTTTTCTCTTTTTGGGAAAGAACCACCAAATGCATTTTCATATAAGCCAGAGCTTCCGGTCAATACCAGTGCTTTTACGTTTTCCTGGTGCGCAGCAGTAAAGACTAATCCAATATGCCCGCCCAATGAATTTCCAATTAAAACAACCTGATTTAACTTCTTATATTTTAAAAATTTGTGAATATATTTTGATAAACTTTTTACACCTAAAGTAAGGATAGGTAGTTCATAAATTGGCAGAATGGGTACGATAACGTGATAATTTTGCTTAAAGTGATCGATTGCCGGTTCCCAATTGCTCAACTCTCCCATTAAACCATGAAGTAATACCAGGGGTTCTCCTTTTCCAGCCTCAATATATTTAAACCCGTCTTCGTCTATTACTTCGTATTTCATATTTTGTGTTAATAAGGTAATGCTACTAAGTTAGTGCAGTATATTTAAATTAAATGTAATTTAAGACATTAATTTTCGAAAAAAGTTTAAACACATAAAATTCAAGCATAATCTATGCCAATTGCGTTTTAACGATTTCAGCGATCAATTTACCATCTGCTTTACCCGCTAATTCTTTGTTGGCCAAGCCGATAACTTTACCCATTTCTTTCACCGAAGTTGCACCTGCATCTTTAATGATTTGAGCGATAATGCTTTCTATTTCTGCCTGCTCTAATTGCTTAGGTAAGAACTTGCTAATTACTTCAATCTCTTCTTCTTCAATAATACTCAAATCTTCACGACCTTGTGTTTTGTAGATATCAGCAGATTCTTTGCGTTGTTTTACTAGTTTT
It contains:
- a CDS encoding CBS domain-containing protein — its product is MFAAELISNSIPPLKTSDSVQKALDRMTEFKLYHLPIVNETQFLGLLAEEELIEIRDHTQAIGSLPLSILNPFVYEDAHIYDIIRLFHQLHLSVIPVLDYKKNYLGLISINNLLDYTADIYAVKEPGGIIVLEISNRNNSLSHMAQIVEADNAQILSSYVQSFPDSTRLEVTLKINKTELSGIIASFERYNYQVKAVFNSTISDNGTEDRYNSFMNYLNV
- a CDS encoding alpha/beta fold hydrolase, producing MKYEVIDEDGFKYIEAGKGEPLVLLHGLMGELSNWEPAIDHFKQNYHVIVPILPIYELPILTLGVKSLSKYIHKFLKYKKLNQVVLIGNSLGGHIGLVFTAAHQENVKALVLTGSSGLYENAFGGSFPKRENRDYIKEKVQFTFYDPATATDELVDEVYKSVNDRSRVIRILALAKSAIRHNMSKELSRITIPVSLIWGKQDKITPPEVAEEFHELLPNSELNWVDKCGHAPMMERPEIFNEYLEKFLNRVLLK
- a CDS encoding GatB/YqeY domain-containing protein → MISTTIDQEIKKAMLAKDQAALRGLRAIKAALLLARTEKGSAEELTAEAEAKILQKLVKQRKESADIYKTQGREDLSIIEEEEIEVISKFLPKQLEQAEIESIIAQIIKDAGATSVKEMGKVIGLANKELAGKADGKLIAEIVKTQLA